Genomic DNA from uncultured Acetobacterium sp.:
GATCACAAAACAATATGGATATCTGGCTGTTTTAAAGCAGGAGTACATGCCGCCAAGTGGGCCTCGTCCCTCAAATTCGTCCATAATCGGGGTGATGGATGAGATTTCATGGGGATAACCAGATACAATGATATCAGAAAACCCCATTTGTCGGGCTTTGGCTATCAGGGTCTCTAAAAAAGTATGACCATGAAAATCAAGATCGGCCTTGTTAACTCCCATACGACTGCTTTTACCACCGGCCAGAATAAGAAACGAAAGTTCAGCACAGTTCATTGGAATCCTCTTTCTAATACGGTGTAATTATATTGATGTGTAAATTAGCTAGTGCCTTATTATAAGGACTTTAAAGAGTTGAAGTCAAGAGTAAGATACCGTCTTCGCAAAACAAACGGTTATTCAATTAAGCAGGTTATGACAGTTTGTTATATGTTTAACATTCTCGTTGACTTTGCTTTTAGAAAGTGAAAAAATTGTAGAGTGTGAAAGATTTACAAAACGATGAAGGAGGATCTAAGATGAAAAAACAGGTATTAACCACTTGTCCTTACTGCGGCGCGGGTTGTCAATATTATCTTAATGTTGAAGAGGGTAAAGTTGTAAACGTTACCCCGGCTGATGGTAGAACTAACGAAGGCACGATGTGTCTTAAGGGGCATTACGGTTGGGATTATTTAAATGATCCACAGATTTTAACGAAACGGCTTACCAAACCGCAGATCCGGAAAAATGGCGTATTGGAAGAGGTGGAATGGGATGAAGTCATCAGTTATACGGCAAAACGTTTGAATGAGATTAAGGCTAAATATGGTCCTGACGCCATTATGGGAACTGGGTGCGCCCGTGGTTCAGGTAATGAAGCAAACTATGTAATGCAGAAATTCATGCGTGCTGCGATTGGGACCAATAATGTGGATCACTGTGCCCGTGTTTGTCATGCTCCTTCAGTGGCGGGTTTGGCCTATTCACTGGGAAGCGGTGCGATGTCGCTGAGCATCCCGGAAATTGAAGATGCCAAATTTTTGCTAATATTTGGGTATAATCCAGCGGAGTCTCATCCAATTGTTGCCAGAAGAATTGTAAAAGCGAAACAAAATGGGGCAAAGATTGTTGTGGTTGATCCCCGGATAACCGAATCAGCCCGAATTGCCGATATGCACCTGCAGCTAAAAGGCGGATCCAACCTGGCGTTGGTACAAGCTATGGCAAATGTTATCATTGCCGAAGGTTTAGGGGATCGCAGATTTATTGAAGACCATACCTCAGGGTATGAAGAATATAAAAAACAAATTGAAAAATACACCCCAGAGTATGCGGAGCCAATTTGTCATATTCCAGCAGAAACGATTCGCCAGGCCGCCCGAGCTTATGCAAAAGCAGAATCGGCGGCGATTCTCTGGGGGATGGGTGTTACCCAATTTGGACAGGCGGTGGATGTAGTTAAGGGTCTTGCCAGTCTGGCTCTTTTAACCGGAAATTTTGGCGGTCCTAACATGGGGGTTGGTCCGGTTCGTGGCCAGAATAATGTTCAGGGTGGCTGTGATATGGGTGCTTTGCCAAACTGTTATCCCGGATATCAGAATGTTGTCGATGAAGAGGCCCGTAAAAAATTCGAAAAAGCCTATGGGGTTCCGTTATCAAACAAGATTGGAATTCCGTTGACCCAGGTACCATACTATGTACTGCATGAAAAAGACGAGAAGAAAAAAATCCGGGCATACTATATCTTCGGAGAAGATCCCGGTCAATCTGATCCAGATCTTCACGATATGAGAAAAGCATTAGATGAACTTGAATTTGTAGTGATGCAGGATATCTATATGAATAAGACCGGTCTCCACGCTGATGTTATCTTACCGGCTACTGCCTGGGGAGAACATGATGGGGTTTACACCTGTGCTGACCGGGGATTCCAACGCATCAGAAAAGCAGTTGAACCAAAAGGTGACGTAAAACCAGACTGGGAAATCATTTCCTTGGTGTCAACCGCCATGGGTTATCCGATGAGTTACAAAAACACCAAAGAGATTTGGGATGAAATGAGAAGCTTATCCTCATTATTCTCTGGCGTAACCTACGAAAAGATTGAAGCTTTGGGAAGTGTGTTATGGCCATGTACAGATGAATCCATGGATGATAAGGGGACGATGTATCTGCATAAAGATGGCGTATTTGCTCATCCGGATGGAAAAGGCAGGTTCTTTGCCACCGAGTGGCGTGCACCCGGCGAAGTTGAGAGTAAAGACTTTCCTTATTCATTGTCAACGGTTCGAGAAGTTGGACATTATTCGGTTCGGACGATGACTGGGAACTGCCGGACCCTTACCAGTCTGGAAGATGAACCCGGCTGGATTCAGATGAGTCCTGTCGATTGTGAAAAACTGAAAGTTAAAGAAGGCGAGCTGATTCGGGTAACCTCAAAACGGGGAACTACCATCACCCGTGTTAAGCCAACGGAACGGGTCAAAGAAGGTGCTACCTACATGACCTATCAATGGTGGGTCGGTGCCTGTAATGAATTAACTGTGCCGTATCTTGATCCGGTCAGCAATACGCCTGAATCCAAGTATTGTGCCATCAATCTTGAAAAAATAGAAGATCAGTCCTGGGCCGAAACGTTTATCAGAGAGTCGTATGAAGGCATCCGAACAAATATGGGTATCGATACTGCTAATGAGGAGGGAAGACTATGAATTATTTTGTAAAAGGCAATCCTGATTTATGCATTGGCTGCAGAACCTGTATGATTGGGTGTGTTGTCGCCCATGAAGGTGACAAAATATTCCAAATGCGACCCGGCGAATATGTCTTTAATCCCAAATTGGACATTGTAAAAACAACTACTATTACGGTTCCGGTACAGTGTAAACATTGTGAAAACCCATCCTGTATGAATGCCTGTCCGGTTGGGGCCATTGAAATGCTTGACAATGCCATCGTGGTATTGACGGATAAATGCATAGGCTGTAAAACCTGTATGATCGCCTGTCCTTACGGCGCGATTGATCTGGTGGTCGCCAGTGACGGAAAAAAACAATTGGATAACAGTGTTCGGATGGTAGCTAATAAATGTGACCTTTGCGTCGATAGAGAAGACGGACCGGCCTGTATAAAAGTTTGTCCGACTGCCTCATTAAAACTTGTTACTGAGGAAGATGTGGAAACGTCGGTTTCAAACAAACGAACAGCCGCGGCAATTTCGCTGGCTCATGTGAAAGGATAGTAAAGATATTAGTGGTTATAATTACAGAAAAAATAGAAAAGCTTTGAAAATATGAAAAATGAAGCGGATAATTATCGTAATATTGAAATTTTAAGTGATAAACGTTTAAAATCAGTAAAAAATTGCGAAAAATCGTCGCCAAATCATAATAATTACAGACATTTCGGCTGTGATTATTATGATTTATTCAGTTTACAAAGGACAAGTAAATATTTGCTATACTATGATATTAGTTTGACAATGTACATGCCAATATGACATAATTAAGGCAAACTTGATTACTTGAGAAGGAGGATGTATTATGGGAAAACAGATACTAACTACTTGCCCTTATTGTGGTGCAGGTTGTCAATTATACCTTAATGTAAACGATGGTAAAATTGTCAGCGCAACCCCGGCACCAGGTAGAACGAATGAAGAAACCCTATGCCTTAAAGGTCATTATGGCTGGGATTATTTAAATGATCCACAAATTTTGACAAAACGGCTCACCAAACCATTGATTAGAAAAAATGGTGTATTGGAAGAGGTGGAGTGGGATGAAGCGATCAGCTACACCGCTGGCCGGCTATCAGAAATTAAGGCCAAATATGGTCCGGATTCAATAATGGGAACAGGCTCTGCCCGTGGTCCCGGAAACGAAGCAAATTATGTCATGCAGAAATTTATGCGTGCCGCCATCGGTACGAATAATGTGGATCACTGCGCCCGGGTTTGACATGCCCCATCTGTAGCGGGTCTACAGTACACATTAGGAAGCGGCGCCATGTCAATGGGCGTACCAGAAATCGAAGATGCGAAGTTATTATTTATATTTGGTTATAACGGCGCGGATTCACATCCAATCGTAGCCAGAAGAATTGTAAAAGCTAAACAAAAAGGTGCGAAAATTATCGTAACCGATCCTCGTATCACCGAATCAGCGCGAATTGCCGATATGCATCTCCAATTGAAAGGCGGATCCAACATGGCATTGGTAAATGCTATTGGAAACGTTATTATCGCCGAAGGTTTAGCAGATAAGAAGTTTATTGAAGATCATACTTCAGGGTATGAAGAATATAAAGCAATCGTAGAAAAATACACACCGGAATATGCTGAAAAAATTTGTCATGTACCAGCCGATCAGATTCGTGAAGCAGCCAGAGCTTATGCCAAAGCGGAAACATCGATGATCCTTTATGGAATGGGTGTTTGCCAATTTGCCCAGGCGGTTGATGTGGTCAAAGGACTTTCCAGTCTGGCCCTTTTAACCGGAAACTTTGGCGGACCAAACATGGGGATTGGCCCGGTTCGTGGCCAGAACAATGTCCAAGGAGCCTGTGATATGGGCGCTTTGCCAAACTGTTACTCAGGATATCAATCGGTTACCGATGATGCAGTCCGGGAAAAATTTGAAAAAGCCTGGGGCGTAAAATTGTCGAACAAGGTTGGGATTCCTCTGACACATGTTCCGCACAAGGTTCTCGAAGAAAAAGATGAAGCAAAGAAAATTCATGCTTATTATATATTCGGAGAAGATCCAGCCCAATCGGACCCCGACCTGGCTGAAATCAGAGAAACACTTGAAAAAGTTGATTTCGTTGTAGTTCAAGATATTTTCATGAATAAAACCGCCCTCTTTGCGGATGTTATTTTACCATCCACTGCCTGGGGTGAACATGATGGTGTTTATTCCTGTTGTGATCGTGGATTCCAGAGAATCCGAAAAGCAGTTGAACCGCAAGGTGATGTAAAAACCGACTGGGAAATCATCTCATTAGTATCAACAGCAATGGGTTATCCAATGAGCTATAGAGATACCAAAGAAATATGGGATGAAATGAGAAGCTTAACGCCAAGTTTCTTTGGTGCAACCTATGAAAAAATGGAAGCATTGGGAAGTATCCAATGGCCTTGCCGGGATGAGTCAATGGAAGACAAGGGCACACCATACCTTCATAAAGGCGGAAAATTCGCTCATCCGGATGGAAGAGCCAAGTTCTTCTCGGCTGAATGGCGACCACCATGTGAAGTTGAAAGTGCCGAGTATCCTTATTCATTGTCAACAGTTCGCGAAGTTGGCCATTATTCCGTACGGACAATGACCGGAAACTGTCGTGCTTTAGCCAATCTTGAAGATGAGCCTGGCTGGATTCAAATGAGTCCGGAGGATTGTCAAAAGCTCAATGTTAAAGAGGGCGAATTAATCCGGGTATACTCTAAACGGGGAAGTCTTCTGACCCGGGTTTTACCAACTGAACGAGTCAAAGCAGGTGCTACCTACATGACATATCAATGGTGGATCGGGGCTTGTAATGAGCTGACGACGCCATATCTGGATCCCATCAGTAACACCCCTGAAATGAAGTACTGTGCCATTAATCTTGAAAAGGTAGACGATCAGGTTTGGGCCGAAAAGTTTATCAAAGACTCGTATGATAGCATTCGAAAAGATATGGGCATCGATACTGCCAACAAAGGAGTGTAGACAATGAATTATTTTGTAAAAGGTAATCCTGATTTATGCATTGGCTGTAGAACCTGTATGATCGGGTGTGTTGTTGCCCATGAAGGTGACAAAATATTCCAAATGAGACCCGGCGAATATGTCTTTAACCCCAAACTGGATATAGTCAAAACAGCGACGATTACGGTTCCGGTACAATGCAAGCATTGCGAAAACCCCTCCTGTATGAATGCCTGCCCAGTAGGGGCCATTGAAATGATTGACAATGCGGTGGTGGTATTACCGGATAAATGCATTGGCTGTAAAACCTGTATGATCGCCTGTCCTTACGGGGCGATTGATCTAGTGGTCGCCAGTGACGGAAAAAAACAATTGGATAACAGTGAGCGGATGGTTGCCAATAAGTGCGATCTTTGTGTTGGTAGAGAAGATGGACCGGCCTGCATAAAAGTCTGTCCGACCGCCTCATTAAAACTTGTTACTGAGGAAGATGTGGAAACTTCTGTTTCAAACAAACGAACAGCAGCAGCGATTTCGCTGTCTCAAGTAAAAGGCTCATAGTAGTAACTATAAAAATGTGAGGACTGTATCAGAGCAATGCAGAGTCTTAAATTATACTCATGCCAACCTTTGATGCAGTCTATTTTTTTGAGAATAATTTTACCCCGGGTAGCCGCCAAATGAGTGCCTGCATTCACTTGACGACTGCCCGGAAATCAAAAGGAAACCTCAAAAAATGGCTTCTTGCGGTTCTTTGGGATGATGAATGTGAAATGATTTAAGAGAGGAGGAGTTGCAAACTTGAATACCTTTTTAAAGCTGGCTGTGGTAAAAGTCAAAGGTGAGCAATCAGATATTGTCGATGAATCGATTATAACCGAATATCCATTGAAGCTGTATGTAAATGACAAAGAGTTTAATACGTTTTACTGCACACCGAAAGATTTAAAAGAGCTGGCAGTGGGATACCTTATGAGCTGTGGCGTTTTAGGCGGAAAGCAAGATGTTTTGAGTATCGAAATCATTGAAAAAAAGAATAGCGCAAAAATACGGATCGCTGAACAGATGACCCGTCCTCAAAAGGAACCATTAGAAAATCCGATGGCTATAAAAATTCAAACCATCTATCAAATAATGGGGAAAAACGTTAAGCCAACCGAACTTTTTATGGAAACGGGTGGATTTCACAGCGTTGCCATCTATGATGGCGATCAGGAAGTCATTACCATTATGGATGTCGCCCGTCATAACGCAGTAGATAAGGTAATCGGATACTGTATTATGAATGATATCGATTGCAGAGATAAAATCCTGGTAGTAAGCGGAAGAATTTCCTCAGACATGATTTCAAAGGCCGAGAAGGGCAGCATCCCGGTGGTGTTATCAAAGTCAGCACCAACGAGCTTAAGCATTTCACGAGCTGATGAGGCCGGCATTACCTTAGTTGGATTTGTCAGGGGTGAACAGATGAATGTTTACACCCATCCAAATCGAATTGATCTGGGGGAGGAAACATTCCGGGCCATTGTAAAAAAAAAAAGAACAAATTATTTGAGAAATTCTTTTCTATATTTAAGATCTTAAAAGAAAAATGGAGGGTAAAATGAATAAAAATTTAAGTTCATTTGTTGTCGCTAGTAATGATCAGTGTACCGGATGTAAAGCTTGTGAAATCGCATGCTTTACCGTACATAATCAAAAGGATAACAAAGTTGCACACACGGTAGGAACCGTAGAGATCCCTGTTACACCCAGACTGTTTTTGATTAAACTTGAAGATAATTGTCTGCCAATTCAATGTAAGCAATGTGAAGATGCACCTTGTCTGAATTCTTGTTCGGCCAAAGCCATCACCAAGGCTGACGGTACCGTGATTGTTAATGAAACACTTTGTATCGGATGTAAAAATTGCATGATGGCATGTCCATTCGGTGCAATTGAAATGTTACCAATTGCAAAAAATGGCAAAGCGGTTGATCAAATTGGTACTGATGAAGTACGGAAATCGGCATTCAAATGTGATCTTTGCGCAGACGTTGACGGCGGACCTGCTTGTGTGAAAGCATGTCCACATGATGTTCTGAAAGAAATGGATCTTGAACAAGATCGTAAAGATAAAAGTATTAAAGCAGCTATTGCGCTTACCTTAACAGGAAATCTATAAGAAAGGGGGACAAAGAAATGATAATTAATATAGACAAAGAAATATGTACCGGTTGTAGAGAATGTGCAGAAGTATGTCCAGTGTCTGCAATCGAGGGCGAACAAGGCAAGGCCCAGGAAATCAATTATGATAAATGTGTAATGTGCGGTCAATGTGTACAGAAATGCAAATCCTATGTTTCCATTGTTGATCATGGCCCAAAAGCATATGATCAAAAAAGAGCGGAACGGAATCTTCCAAATACTGTTAAAGAACCACTTTTCGCAGCATACAACAACTGTAATTTGGATAAGGTTAAGGCAGCACTGGCCGACCCCAATGTCATCACCATGGTTCAATGTGCCCCGGCTGTGCGGGTTGGTATCGCCGAAGACTTTGGCGGCGAGCTGGGAACCGTGGCAGCCAAGAAAATGGCTGCAGCGCTTCATAAAATCGGCTTTGACCGTGTCTATGACACCAATTTCACCGCCGATCTGACCATTATGGAAGAAGGAACGGAGCTGATCAAACGGGTTACCGAAGGTTCTGGAAAATTGCCGATGTTCACATCATGCTGTCCGGCTTGGGTTTCCTTCCTTGAAAGAAATTATCCTGAAATGCAAGACCATCTATCGACCTGTAAATCGCCACAGCAAATGGGCGCGATTTTTAAAACATATGGTGCGAAGCTTGATAATTATGATCCAGCGAAAATATTCACTGTATCAGTCATGCCTTGTACCTGTAAAGAATTTGAATGCAACCGTGAAGAAATGAACAGCAGTGGATATAAAGATATTGACGTCGCCATTACAACCAGAGAGCTCGCATATCTGATTAAAGATATGGGCATCGACTTTAATGCTTTGGCAGATGAAGACTTTGATCAGCCAATGGGTCTGTACACCGGTGCCGGAACGATCTTCGGTGTTACCGGTGGGGTTATGGAAGCGGCAATCAGAACCGGTTACGAACTGATTACCGGCAATCCCATTCCCGCCGTAGATGTCAGCGCTGTTCGTGGCAGCGACGTCTTCCGGACCGCAACCTTAAAAGTTGGGGACCTAGATCTAAAGGTCGGGATTGTAACTGGTCTTGCAAATGTTATTCCTGTGATGGAAGATCTCAAAGCCGGCAAACTTGACCTGCATTTTATTGAAGTCATGACCTGTCCAGTCGGCTGTGTCAGTGGTGGGGGACAACCGAAACTGCTTCTCGACAGCGAAAAAGAAGCCGCTTACCAGGCCAGAACACACGGAACTTATGAACATGATGCCGAGCTGCCAATTCGAAAATCACATGAGAATCCAGCAATCGCAAAAATTTATGAAGATTATTTACTGACTCCAAACGGTAAAGAATCCCATCATATGCTGCATACTCATTATTGCACGGGTGAAAATAACTTTAAAAAATAGAATCGTTTAACTATCAGAAAAGGCCATTTCATGGCCTTTTCTTAATGTCGGGATTATTAAATATAGATCAGTCAATCATGATCCGAAAAAAGCTTCGGTTGAGAATACTGACGAATATAACCAAATGGAATAGCTTAAATATTATTATTCCATTATTTCATTCAATATTCGCTTCTTTATATGATAATATTCAAAAGAATGGTCATATGCATTGAGATGATTCATAAAACGTGAATGAAAGAGAGTATTGTTATGAAATTACAAACAGAATTACCGGCTATTTTTGAAGAATTCGCCGAAGCGCGACGGAATGGATTTTTAGCTGCCAAGGAAATTAAAGACAAGAATATTCCCTTGATTGGAGTGTTCTGCACCTATTTTCCCCAGGAAATGGCCCTGGCCATGGGCGCGGCGACGGTCAGCCTGTGCGCATCATCGGATGAAACCATTGCCGAAGCTGAAAAAGACCTGCCTCGCAACCTCTGTCCCCTGATTAAATCCAGTTACGGATTTGGGAAGACCGATAAATGCCCGTATTTTTACTTTTCAGATTTAGTCGTTGGGGAAACTACCTGCGACGGCAAGAAAAAAATGTATGAGTATCTCCGGGAGTTTAAACCGGTTCATGTGATGGAACTGCCTAGTTCTCAAAGTGCCGAAGGATTAAAACTGTGGAAAAGCGAAATCATCAAATTGAAAGACGTTCTGGAACAGCAGTTTGGAGTAACGATTACTGAGGAAGATATTAAAAAAGCGATTATTGTAAAAAATCAGGAACGAAAAGCGATGAAAAATTTTTACGAGTTATCAAAACTGGATCCGGTTCCGATGCTGGGACAGGATTTATTTAAGGTATTGATTGGCACAACCTTTGAATTTAATCGCAAGAGTATTCCGGAAAAACTGGAAGCCCTGAGAGAAAAGGTTCTAGCAGAATATGAGCAGGAAAAAAAATACCCCAAGAAACCAAGAATCCTGGTTACCGGTTGCCCGATCGGCGGTGCCACAGAAAAAGTCATTAAAGCGATTGAAGATAATGGCGCTGTGGTCGTTGCTTTTGAAAACTGCAGCGGTGCAAAAGCGATCGAAGACATGGTAGATGAAACGAATCCCGACGTTTATGCTGCTCTGGCTGAAAAATATTTAGCCATTGGTTGTTCCTGTATGACACCCAATCCCAACCGCATTACAAGCCTTAATCGGATGATTGACGAATACCATGTTGATGGCGTTGTGGATGTTATCTTAACCGCCTGTCACACCTATAATGTGGAAACCTTAAGTATTAAACGATTTGTAAACGATAAAAAAGAAAAAGCGTATATGAGTGTGGAAACCGATTTCTCACCATCAGATATTGGACAACTGAACACCAGAATGGCCGCTTTCATCGAAATGTTATAAAAATAAGACACAGGAGTTAAAATGGTCACACTGGGAATCGATTCAGGTTCAAAAACGACGAAAGCGGTTTTGTATAATGGGGACAAAATTGTCAAAATGATGCTTATCCCGACCTCAGCCAACCCTAAAAAAAGTCTGTATACACTCTATGATGAGCTTCATAATCATGATGTTCATCATACCATCGTGACTGGCTATGGACGAGCCTTATTACCGGAAGCCGATCAGCAGATAACTGAAATTACCTGTCATGCCAAGGGCAGTGTTTTTCTAAATACCGACATTCAGGGGATCATTGATATTGGCGGTCAGGACAGCAAGGTAATTTTACTAAATAAGCAGAATCGGGTTACTGACTTTCTGATGAATGATAAGTGCGCAGCCGGAACGGGACGCTTTATCGAAAATATCATGCGGATTTTAGAAATCGATATCGGGTCTCTGGACGCGTTCGTTCAGTCGCATCAACCGGTCAATATATCCAGCATGTGCACCGTGTTTGCTGAAAGTGAAGTCATCAGTCTACTGGCAAAGGATGTTTCCCCAGGAGATATCGCATTAGGCGTGATCCATTCGATTGCCCAGCGCACCGCTCATTTTGCCAGTCGTCTGCCGCTGGGCGAAACTGTTTTTTTTAGCGGCGGATTAGCTAATTCAAAAGCGATTACGACAATCCTGGAAGGTTACCTGGCAAAGCCGGTTAAAACCCATGATTTAGGTCAATATGCGGGAGCCATTGGAGCGGCGGTGATCGGATGGGAGAAATCATGAAAACAATAAAAAGAGACGTATATTTTGACAACGCCAGTACTTCATTTCCCAAAGCGCCAGGGGTAGGAGCGGCAATGGCAGCGTATCTGGAAACCAGAGGCTGCAATGTGGGGAGAGGAAATTATCAGTGGGGGTATGAGGTAGCTGAAGCGGTTTATAAAACCCGAATGAAACTCTGCCAGCTGTTTGACTTTAACGAAGGATCTGATTCATCCAAGAATGCAATTTTTACCCCGAGCGTCACAGAGGCGCTGAACCTGGTGATCAAAGGCTTACTTAAACCAGGAGATCACGTTTTGGTCAGCGGCATGGAGCATAATGCAGTGATGCGGCCTCTTTATTATCTCGAAAGTCAGGGAATTTCAGCAGACGTCATGCCCTGCGATAGTCAGGGACGACTTGAAGTAGAAAAAATCGAAGGTTTGCTCCGGAAAAATACCAGAGCCATTATCATGACTCATGGTTCCAATGTTTGTGGAACGGTGTTGCCGATCGAAAAAGTTTCGCAGATTTGTACCAGGAACCAGTTGAAATTCATTGTTGATGCCGCTCAAACCGCTGGCATATTCCCGATCAGTATGACAAAAACCGCCATCGATGCGCTTTGTTTTACCGGACACAAGGGATTACTGGGTCCCCAGGGAATTGGCGGCATGATCATCACGGATGAACTGGCTGGGGAAATAACAAGCCTTGTCCATGGTGGCACCGGAAGTCGTTCGGAAAGCTTTGTGATGCCAGATTTTTTACCGGACAAGCTTGAATCAGGCACCCTAAATATTCCTGGAATATACGGTCTTTCAAAGGCTTTGGATTATTTGGAAAATACCGGATCGGAAAGCATTTTAGAAAAAGAACTGGAACTGACGCAAAAATTAGTGTCAGGAATACAGAATCTTAAGCATTTAAAACTCATTGGGGTTCCGGATATCAGTGAGCGCAGTGCGGTGATCTCGTTGGTAAGCATGAAAACTGATAATGCTCAGGTGGCCTTTGAGTTGGACCAAAGCTATGGGATTATGTCACGGGTAGGTCTGCATTGCGCACCTTTAGCTCATAAGACACTGGGAACCTTCCCGCAGGGAACGATCCGCTTATCTCTGGGCCATTTCAACACCAGTGAAGAAGTGGATTATTGTTTAAATGCCCTGGAAATAATCACAAAATAATGAATTTCAGACAGAAGTGAGAGTGCCTGGGAGTTTCAGTCGGTTTGCATCAATAACCCTGAAACCTCAGGCACTTTTCGCGATTGTCTAAACTACTTTAGTAGTGACGGGCTGATTGCTCCGTTTTCTTCTGATATTTTATAAACCTTAAACATTTGCTCAGCTAATCCCAGGCTTTTTAATCCGGCCATGACATGATCTAATTCTTCAGGTAAAAAGCGAATGGAAATGCCGCATCCTGCCGAAATTTCCCGCAGGGTCGGCATGATCAAAACCTTGGCGAATGACTCCAAATGGGACTGGGTGGTGATGGCAGAGTGAGTATTGGCAAAGGTAATTACGTAATAGATCATAGGGTGACAACCTTAGCCGCGGCATTAATTTTTTCAGTGATGGCGAACATATTGCTGATTGATCCGACTTGCAGCTGTTCTGTCAGTTTATAAAAATCTAAACAAGCGCCGCAGACCAGAATTTCACAGCCCCGCTCGACTAGGACCTCAAGGTGTTCAATGACCTGGGTATTGACAGTCGGAAGTTTGACACCGTCGTTCATGAAGAGGATGGCAGTTGGAAGGCTATTTCCTTGGGAAAGAGTATAGAAATACATTTTAATCAAGGAATCACCAAGGACGGGATCTCCAGCCC
This window encodes:
- a CDS encoding [Fe-Fe] hydrogenase large subunit C-terminal domain-containing protein, which produces MIINIDKEICTGCRECAEVCPVSAIEGEQGKAQEINYDKCVMCGQCVQKCKSYVSIVDHGPKAYDQKRAERNLPNTVKEPLFAAYNNCNLDKVKAALADPNVITMVQCAPAVRVGIAEDFGGELGTVAAKKMAAALHKIGFDRVYDTNFTADLTIMEEGTELIKRVTEGSGKLPMFTSCCPAWVSFLERNYPEMQDHLSTCKSPQQMGAIFKTYGAKLDNYDPAKIFTVSVMPCTCKEFECNREEMNSSGYKDIDVAITTRELAYLIKDMGIDFNALADEDFDQPMGLYTGAGTIFGVTGGVMEAAIRTGYELITGNPIPAVDVSAVRGSDVFRTATLKVGDLDLKVGIVTGLANVIPVMEDLKAGKLDLHFIEVMTCPVGCVSGGGQPKLLLDSEKEAAYQARTHGTYEHDAELPIRKSHENPAIAKIYEDYLLTPNGKESHHMLHTHYCTGENNFKK
- a CDS encoding double-cubane-cluster-containing anaerobic reductase, whose amino-acid sequence is MKLQTELPAIFEEFAEARRNGFLAAKEIKDKNIPLIGVFCTYFPQEMALAMGAATVSLCASSDETIAEAEKDLPRNLCPLIKSSYGFGKTDKCPYFYFSDLVVGETTCDGKKKMYEYLREFKPVHVMELPSSQSAEGLKLWKSEIIKLKDVLEQQFGVTITEEDIKKAIIVKNQERKAMKNFYELSKLDPVPMLGQDLFKVLIGTTFEFNRKSIPEKLEALREKVLAEYEQEKKYPKKPRILVTGCPIGGATEKVIKAIEDNGAVVVAFENCSGAKAIEDMVDETNPDVYAALAEKYLAIGCSCMTPNPNRITSLNRMIDEYHVDGVVDVILTACHTYNVETLSIKRFVNDKKEKAYMSVETDFSPSDIGQLNTRMAAFIEML
- a CDS encoding acyl-CoA dehydratase activase, producing the protein MVTLGIDSGSKTTKAVLYNGDKIVKMMLIPTSANPKKSLYTLYDELHNHDVHHTIVTGYGRALLPEADQQITEITCHAKGSVFLNTDIQGIIDIGGQDSKVILLNKQNRVTDFLMNDKCAAGTGRFIENIMRILEIDIGSLDAFVQSHQPVNISSMCTVFAESEVISLLAKDVSPGDIALGVIHSIAQRTAHFASRLPLGETVFFSGGLANSKAITTILEGYLAKPVKTHDLGQYAGAIGAAVIGWEKS
- a CDS encoding aminotransferase class V-fold PLP-dependent enzyme, whose protein sequence is MKTIKRDVYFDNASTSFPKAPGVGAAMAAYLETRGCNVGRGNYQWGYEVAEAVYKTRMKLCQLFDFNEGSDSSKNAIFTPSVTEALNLVIKGLLKPGDHVLVSGMEHNAVMRPLYYLESQGISADVMPCDSQGRLEVEKIEGLLRKNTRAIIMTHGSNVCGTVLPIEKVSQICTRNQLKFIVDAAQTAGIFPISMTKTAIDALCFTGHKGLLGPQGIGGMIITDELAGEITSLVHGGTGSRSESFVMPDFLPDKLESGTLNIPGIYGLSKALDYLENTGSESILEKELELTQKLVSGIQNLKHLKLIGVPDISERSAVISLVSMKTDNAQVAFELDQSYGIMSRVGLHCAPLAHKTLGTFPQGTIRLSLGHFNTSEEVDYCLNALEIITK
- a CDS encoding DUF3343 domain-containing protein, which codes for MIYYVITFANTHSAITTQSHLESFAKVLIMPTLREISAGCGISIRFLPEELDHVMAGLKSLGLAEQMFKVYKISEENGAISPSLLK